Part of the Papio anubis isolate 15944 chromosome 6, Panubis1.0, whole genome shotgun sequence genome, tttttttttttttttttaaggcagagtcttgctctgttgcccagtgcagtggcgtgatctcagctcattgcaacctttgcctgctgggttcaagtgatcctcccacctcagcctccccagtagctgggattacaggcatgcaccacctgtaaaaaatttaagaaaaaaaaacaaaaaacaaaaaacaatggttttttgtatttttagtagacggggtttcacgattttgtccaggctggcctcgaactcctgacctcaagtgatctgcctgccttggccctccaaagtgctgggattacaggcatgagccactgcacccagcttcaaGGGTGTTCCTTTTATGGTTAGTGCTTTTCGTGTTTACATTTCCCCAGTGATCTCAAAGGTATCTACCAACAGTTGGTCGGTTGAGTCAGTATCTATATTGGTTTCCTGGGTTAGTGTAACAAAACTACCAGAAATGGGTGGCCTAAACAACCAAaatttgtctcacagttctggaggctagaagtccaaaatgaaaGTGTCAGCAAAGTTAGTTTATTTTGAGGGCTCTGAAGGAAGGATCTGATTCAGGCCTCTGCAGTTGTAGATGGTTGTCTACTTCCTGTGTCTCCTAGGACATCACTTTAACTTGATTACTTCTGTAAAGACCCtttaaataaggtcatattctgaagAACAATGAGTTAGAACTTCAAATTATGAATTTGGTCAGGAGAGGGGACACAATCAACTCATAACAGGGTTCATATGAGGTTTACATATTGTTTTAGGTTGTATGTTTTTCTAATCCTCTTATAACAATCGCCctatatttctgatttttgtaaGTTTTGGGTTTTTCTACACATTTAATACTGATTAGAAATAGATATatgaaatttcaaagaaattatagAAGTTCAGGAAGATGAAGTTATTACCAGAAgctaaaatgggccaggcacggtggctcacacctgtaattccagtactttgggaagcaaaggcaagagaattgcttaagtccgggagtttgagaccagcctgcacagcatagtgagatcccatctctatgaaaaattaaaaattagctgggcatggtggcgtgtgcctatagtcccagctacttgggaggttgaagtgagaggattgcttgagcctaggatatcaaggctgcagtgagccatgatcatgccgctgcactcagcctgggtgaaagagggagaccctgtctcaaaaaaaaaaaaagctaaattgaGCTATCTGCATTTTATTGCTATGAAACCTACCAGTTTTTTTAAACACTAATATAAAACCTTAGGacttagatttttgtttgttttaaacagtaAATATATACCATTCTCCTAGGAAAGAATTACaactctttattcctttttacttttGCATAGTATATAACGCCTTAAGATGGCCATTGGTGCTTTGGCTTGCTATGGGATTGTATGTGAAACAGAAAAACTACGATAGAGAATTATGTAGAGTTTTACTTTGATCATGTCTGTTGTTTAGCAAGATTTTACTTTTCCTTGTGTTTCAGTTGAGCCAGAATgaataaggcaagaaaataatGTCACTTGTTCTAAAAGAAGTGAACTTGTGGTTAGCTGGGGAGTTATGCACTGTGGTGAAGTAAGTCTGAGAGCCATTGGCAAGTATTGGGATAGATCCTCAGGTCCTCAAAACTTATTTGAGCAAAGCACGTGAAAgagaatttcatgttttaaaaacaggCTAATTTAGTTGGAAGctggtaatttctttttcttcttttttttagggacagggtctcacttcgttctgtcacccaggctggagtgcaatagcgcagtcatggctcactgcagcctcaacctcctggtcttaagtgatcctcccacctcagccttccaagtagctaggaccacaggcatgtaccactatgcctgactaattaaaacaaaaaatttttttagagacaggatgtcactatgttgcccaggttgatcttgaactcctgggctcaaacaagtgatcctcccgccttggcctcctaaaatgctggtattacaggcatgagccaccacacctggccaaagctGGTAATTTCTTTCTcaaccaggaggttgaggctgagacagagtcttgctctgtcacccaggctggagtacagtggcacagtctcagctcactgcaacctctgcctcccaggttcaagcaattctcctgcctcagcctcccaagtagctgggattacaggtgcctgccaccacacctgcctaatttttttgtatttttagtagagacggggtttcaccatgttggccaggctgatctcgaactcctgacctcaagtgatccacctgccttggcctcccaaagtgctgggattacaggcatgagtcaccatgcctggccaaagctGGTAATTCTTAATCATGAATTACTCATGTGAATAAAGTTTGGAATATTGCaaatataatttaacttttttttttttgtttttatttctcaatagaTTGTCTGAGTTTCCACATTTTCGAAATAATCATAAAACCGCAAGGACATTTGATACAGTTAAAACAAAAGATCTTAAATCTAGATCTCCACATTTGGATGATTGTTCAAAGACTGATCACAGAGCTAAAAGTGATGTTTCTAAAGATGTACATCATAGCACTTCACTGCCAAAtctggaaaaggaaggaaaatcacaTTCTGATAAAAGGAGTACTTCACATTTACCTATATCTGTCGAGAAACACTGCACTAATGGTGTTTGGTCGCGTTCTCATTATCAGGTTGGTGAGGGTAGCTCAAATGAGGAtagtagaagaggaagaaaagatattAGACATAGCCAGTTCAACAGAGGAACTGAAAGAGTACGAAAAGACTTAAGTCCTGGCTGTGGTGATGGTGAACCAAGGATACTGGAGGCTAGTCAAAGGCTACAAGGACATCCTGAGAAATATGGTAAAGGTGAACCAAAGACTGAAAGCAAAAGTTCAAAGTTTAAAAGTAACTCAGATTCTGACTATAAAGGTGAACGCATTAACTCTTCTTGGGAGAAAGAGACCCCTGGAGAAAGGTCACACAGTCGAGTAGACTCTCAAAGTgacaaaaaactagaaagacaaaGTGAAAGATcacaaaatataaataggaaAGAAGTTAAATcacaagacaaagaagaaagaaaagttgatCAAAAACCTAAGTCAGTAGTAAAGGACCAAGATCACTGGAGAAGATCTGAACGAGCATCACTTCCTCATTCCAAGAACGAAATAACAACATTTTCTCATAATTCAAGTAAATACCAtgtagaagagagaagaggatggGAAGATTGTAAAAGAGACAGGAGTGTAAACAGTCATAGTTTTCAAGATGGAAGATGTCCATCTTTTCTTTCAAACAGTAGAACTCACAAAAACATTGACTCTAAGGAAGTTGATGCTATGCACCAGTGGGAAAACACACCTTTAAAAGCAGAAAGACATAGAACCGAAGATAAGAGGAAAAGAGAACGAGAAAGCAAAGAAGATAATAAgcatattagaaatgaaaaaagagtacCTACAGAACATTTTCAGAAGGTTAATAAGGAAACTAAGAAAACCACTTCTGatttaaagaaacagaatgaaCCAAAGACTGATAAGGGAGAAGTCCCTGATAATGGAGTTTCTGAAGGAGCACATAATAAAGAGCTTGCAATGAAAGCTGAGAATGgtccaaatgaaacaaaaaacaaagacctAAAATTGAGTTTTATGGAAAAATTGAACTTAACTCTTTCTCCTGCTAAAAAGCAACCTGTTTCTCAGGATAATCAGAATAAAACAACTGATGTTCCCAAGTCCAGTGGTGTATGTGATTCAGAGTGTTCAGTGCAAGCTAAAACAGTGGCATATGTTCCCTCCGTCAGTGAACATATCTTGGGGGAAGCCTCTGTCAGTGAACATACCATGGGGGAAACGAAGTCATCATTATTGGAACCAAAGGTTGCTCTTTTAGCAGTGACTGAACCCAGGATTGGTATCTCAGAAAccaaaatggaagaagaaaatagtTTGTTAGTTAGATCTGTTGACAATACTATGCATTGTGAAGTGCCCATTTGTGGTACAGAGACTTCCTTCCCATCTCCTATGGAAATACAACAGACAGAATCCTTGTTTCCATCAACAGGAATGAAACAAACCATTAATAATGGAAGGGCAGCAGCTCCTGTGGTAATGGATGTATTACAAACAGATGTGTCTCAAAACTTTGGATTGGAATTGGATACCAAAAGAAATGATAATTCAGATTCTTGTGGTATTTCTGAAGGTATGGAAATGAAGGTAGCACTTTCAACAACAGTGGGTGAAACCACTGAAAGCATTTTGCAGCCTTCAATTGAGGAAGCTGATATTTTGCCAATAATGCTTTCAGAAGATAATAACCCAAAATTTGAGCCTTCTGTTGTAGTTACACCACTTGTTGAGAGTAAGTCATGTCATTTGGAGCCTTGCTTACCTAAAGATACTCTAGATTCTTCACTTCAGCAGACTGAGTTAATGGACCACAGAATGGCAACTGGTGAAACAAACTCAGTATATCATGATGATGATAACTCGGTTTTGAGCATTGACCTTAATCACCTGAGACCTATTCCAGAAGCTATCAGCCCTCTGAATAGTCCAGTGAGACCTGTAGCAAAAGTTCTTAGAAATGAAAGCCCACCTCAAGTTCCAGTATATAATAACAGTCATAAAGGTAATAGTTTATATTCTAtaactttgctttttttgagaaTGTAAAATACATAAGATAAATTGGTGATATTCTTTTTTGATAACataaaaagtaggccgggcacagtggctcacgcctgtaatcccagcacttttgggaggctgaggcaggcggaactacaggcacgtgccaccactcccagctaattttttttttttttttttgagacggagtcaagctctgtcgaccaggctggagtgcagtggccagatctcagctcactgcaagctctgcctcccgggtttacgccattctcctggctcagcctcccgagtagctgggactacaggcgcctgccacctcgcccggctagttttttgtattttttagtagagacggggtttcaccgtgttaaccaggatggtctcgatctcctgaccttgtgatctgcccgtctcggcctcccaaagtgctgggattacaggcttgagccaccgcgcccggcctcccagctaatttttgtattttttttttagtagagatagggtttgaccatattggccaggctggtctcgaactcctgaccttgtgatctgcccgtcttggcctcccaaagtgctgggattacaggcgtgagcccccacacccagccagagttgtttttttgtttttgtttttttttttctgagacagagtctcactgtgtcgccaggctgcagtgcagtggcgtgatctcagctcactgcaacttctgcctcccagcccaagtgattctcctgcctcagcctcccaagtacctgggattacaagcacccgccaccatgcccggccctgagCACTTTTTGAGACCAATAAAAACCAGAgatacaggccaggcgtggtggctcacacatgtaatcctagcagtttgggaggctgaggcaggtagatcatgaggtcaggagttcgagaccagcctggccaacatggtgaaaccctgtctctactaaaaatacaaaaattagctgggcatgggggcaggcgcctgtcgtcccagctactagggaggctgaggcaggagaattggcttgaacccaggaggtagaggttacagtgagccaagattgcaccactgcactccagcctgggtaacacagcaagacttctcaaaacaaaatcaatgatGCAAGTATTAGGCATTAACATTCTGCTTCAAAAAGAACTAGTAAAATAGTGAATTGCctcagtatttaattttttgttacatataatatttaatatggaCATGTCAAATgactaaactttatttttatcttctataaatgtatttaatatatttttctcttctacagATGTGTTTTTACCAAATTCAGCTCATTCTACCTCTAAGAGTCAGTCTGATCTCAATAAGGAAAATCAAAAGCCAATTTACAAATCTGACAAATGTACAGAAGCAGACACATCTAAGAATTCACCATTAGATGAATTAGAAGAAGGGGAAATTAGAAGTGATAGTGAAACATCTAAACCACaagaaagttttgaaaaaaattccaaGCCTAGAGCGTCGGCTAATGTGCGGAAGTCAAAGACTATCCCACGACATGGGAAAAGTACTGTGGGTTTGGATAAAGACAGTAGGAAAACACATGTAAGAATCCATCAGACCAATAACAAATGGAATAAAAGACCTGATAAATCTAGCAGATCTTCAAAAACGGAGAAGAAAGATAAAGTGATGAGCACTTCCAGCTTGGAAAAAATAGTTCCAATTATTGCTGTACCCTCTTCTGAACAAGAGATCATGCACATGTTACGAATGATAAGAAAACATGTaaggaaaaattatatgaaattcaaggCAAAATTTTCATTAATACAATTTCATAGAATTATTGAGTCAGCAATTTTGAGTTTTACATCTCTAATTAAACATCTCAACTTACACAAAATCTGTAAGTCAGTGACTACCTTACAGAAGAATCTCTGTGATGTTATAGAGTCTAAACTtaagcaagttaaaaaaaatggcaTAGTTGATCGTTTATTTGAACAGCAGCTAccagatatgaaaaaaaaattgtggaagtTTGTAGATGACCAACTTGATTATTTGTTTGCAAAGCTTAAGAAAATCTTAGTTCAGTTTTGTGATTCCAAAAACTTTGGAAGAGATAGTGATGAAGGCAAACCTgaaaaaacaagtaaacagaATGCACAGTATTCAGATTGTCAGAAAGGGAGTGGGTACAACTCCAACAAAgaattgctgaaaaaaaaattatcaaaatcagaaGACTGTGTTCATTATAAGTCTTTAGTGGGATGTAAAAAATCTGAGGAAAAATACCAAGACCAAAATAACTCCAGTATTAACACTGTAAAGCAtgacagtaaaaaaaattttaacaactgCTTTGATAATACAAAGAACTCTCAATCCGAAGAGCGCTCCTTGGAACTACACTGTTCAAGCACCCCAAAGTcggaaaaaaatgaaggaagcagTATAGAGGATGCACAGACATCCCAGCATGCAACTTTGAAGCCAGAACGAAGTTTTGAGATTCTTACTGAACAGCAAGCATCTAGCCTTACTTTTAATTTAGTGAGTGATGCACAAATgggtgaaatatttaaaagtttgttgCAAGGTTCTGATCTTTTAGATAGTAGTGTTAACTGTACTGAAAAAAGTGAGTGGGAGTTAAAGACTCCGGAGAAGCAGTTGCTAGAGACTCTTAAGTGCGAGTCTATACCAGCTTGTACAACAGAAGAGCTAGTTTCAGGGGTGGCTTCTCCATGTCCtaaaatgattagtgatgataatTGGTCATTATTATCATCTGAGAAAGGTCCGTCTCTGTCTTCAGGGCTTTCATTGCCAGTTCATCCTGATGTGTTGGATGAAAGTTGTATGTTTGAAGTGTCTACTAACCTACCTTTAAGTAAAGATAATGTGTGTAGTGTAGAAAAGAGCAAGCCCTGCGTTTCTTCCATACTTTTTGAAGATCTAGCAGTCTCTTTAACAGTACCATCACCTCTGAAGTCAGATGGTCATCTCAGTTTTTTAAAGCCTGATGTTTCGTCTAGTTCAACTCCTGAAGAAGTCATTAGTGCTCATTTTAGTGAAGATGCATTACTTGAGGAAGAGGATGCATCTGAGCAAGATATTCATTTAGCTCTGGAGTCTGATAATTCAAGCAGTAAATCAAGTTGTTCTTCTTCCTGGACAAGCCGATCTGTTGCTCCAGGCTTTCAGTACCACCCTAATCTACCTATGCATGCCGTCATAATGGAAAAGTCCAATgatcattttattgtgaaaatacGACGTGCAACACCATCTACCTCTTCTGGTCTTAAACAGAGTATGATGCCTGATGAATCATTGACATCTTTGCCCAGACATGGAAAGGAAGCTGATGAAAGAGCAGATAAGGAATATATTTCATGTCAGAACACAGTTTTTAAATCTGTGGAGGAATTGGAAAATTCCAACAAAAATGTTGATAACAGCAAGTCAACTCATGAAGAACAGAGCTCTATGATACAAACACAGGTTCCTGATATATATGAATTTCTTAAAGATGCTTCAGGTAAGATGGGTCATCGTGATGAAGTATCTGATGAATGTTTCAAATTGCATCAAGTATGGGAAACAAAAGTGCCTGAAAGCATTGAAGAATTGCCTTCAATGGAAGAAATCTCACACTCTGTCGGGGATCATCTTCCAAACACATATATAGATCTAACGAAAGATCCAGTCACTGAAACCAAAAACTTGGGGGAATTCATAGAAGTAACAGTTTTAAATATTGATCAGTTGGGATGTTCTGGAGGCACTTTAAATCAAAGTGCTCAAATATTAGACAATTCTTTGCAGGCTGATACTGTAGGTGCTTTTATTGATTTGACACAAGATGCTTCAAGTGAGACTAAAAATGAAGGTAATCATCCTGAATTAGCTGTTGAAGACTTGGGATGTGGGGTGATACAGGTAGATGAAGATAATTGTAAGGAAGAAAAggcacaaatggcaaacaggcctTTGGAGTGCATTGTTGAGGAAACCTATATCGACTTGACCACAGAATCTCCCAGTTCATGTGAagtaaaaaaggatgaattaaaATCAGAGCTAGGATCAAATTGTGTTAACTCGGAGTTGCCTGGGACTTTGCATAATGCtcacaaaaagagaagaaaccttTCTGATCTAAATCATtctcataaaaaacaaagaaaggaaacagatttAACCAATAAGGAAAAGACCAAGAAACCTACCCAAGATTCTTGTGAGAATGCTGAAGCTCACCGAAAGAAAGCCAGTAAGAAGAGGGCCCCTCCTGTGAATAAAGATCCCTTATCATTAAAGGCAACCCCAGGGATTAAGGATTCATCAGCAGCACTTGCCACTTCTACGAGCCTTTCTGCAAAGAATGTTAttaaaaagaagggagaaattaTCATTTTATGGACAAGGTAAGAATCTTGTGAGGCATTTAAATCACCAGGAAATTTTGAGCTCAGAAATCTAATCtgtctggctgggcacggtggctcatgcctgtaatcccaatactttgggacgctaaggcaggtggagcacttgagcccaggtcccaaacccaggagtttgggaccagcttgagcaacaaggCAAATttatgtctctataaaaaatacaaaaattagggctgggggcggtggctcacgcttgtaatcccagcactttgggaggccgaggcgggcagatcacgaggtcaggagatcgagaccatcctggctaacatggtgaaaccccgtgtctactaaaaatacaaaaatttagccaggcgtggtggcacgcgcctgtagtcccagctactcaggaggctgaggcaggagaacggcaggatcccgggaggcggagcttgcagtgagccgagatagcgccactgcattctagcctgggcaacagagcaagactccgtctcaaaaaaaagaaaaaaaaataaaaaaattagccaggtgttgtggtgcaggcctgtggtcccagctacttgggaggctgaggcaggaggatcacttgagcctgggagctgggaggcgattgtactccagcctgggtgacagagcaaaaccctgtctcaaaaagaaaaaaaaaaaacctaaagatacCTAATCTGTCATGTCTTCATAACTTTatcctaaaataaagaaaatgatgactTCAAAAGTGGCCAAATTTAGTTGAAGATACATTCTAGAGTACAGTCCTGCTGTACTGTTGTACAGTCTAGAACAGTGGCTCTTAACCAGAGGTGTGCAGTAGCACCATGGATAGAAGTTTTCACTTTGAAAAGCTCTAGTgtgaagttaaaaagaaaaaagtgaagtgaaaaaaagtgaaaaagtgtgttttaacttcactttttaaattaaaaacaattatttcatttgGAAGGAACTGGTGTAAGCACATCTTAGAGGGAATGACAAGTGATGAAACAGCCAAAAATGGGAGTGTTGGTACAAGTTGgtgcaaaaccacaattacttttgcagcaacctaataatttgatttttcttccaaattaGAAGTTTACAGTTTTGTAAACCATTTGtacttttgagggtttttgtttgttttgagacaaagagtttcacttttgttgccc contains:
- the CASP8AP2 gene encoding CASP8-associated protein 2 isoform X1 is translated as MQGRPRWAERNRVVLGRAGRVSCRRGPVREGLLRKRLHGAVVPRVEVGGPWEARESEGVHLERPTSPLKNNDEGSLDIYAGLDSAVSDTASKSCVPSRNCLDLYEEILTEEGTAKEATYNDLQVEYGKCQLQMKELMKKFKEIQTQNFSLINENQSLKKNISALIKTARVEINRKDEEISNLHQRLSEFPHFRNNHKTARTFDTVKTKDLKSRSPHLDDCSKTDHRAKSDVSKDVHHSTSLPNLEKEGKSHSDKRSTSHLPISVEKHCTNGVWSRSHYQVGEGSSNEDSRRGRKDIRHSQFNRGTERVRKDLSPGCGDGEPRILEASQRLQGHPEKYGKGEPKTESKSSKFKSNSDSDYKGERINSSWEKETPGERSHSRVDSQSDKKLERQSERSQNINRKEVKSQDKEERKVDQKPKSVVKDQDHWRRSERASLPHSKNEITTFSHNSSKYHVEERRGWEDCKRDRSVNSHSFQDGRCPSFLSNSRTHKNIDSKEVDAMHQWENTPLKAERHRTEDKRKRERESKEDNKHIRNEKRVPTEHFQKVNKETKKTTSDLKKQNEPKTDKGEVPDNGVSEGAHNKELAMKAENGPNETKNKDLKLSFMEKLNLTLSPAKKQPVSQDNQNKTTDVPKSSGVCDSECSVQAKTVAYVPSVSEHILGEASVSEHTMGETKSSLLEPKVALLAVTEPRIGISETKMEEENSLLVRSVDNTMHCEVPICGTETSFPSPMEIQQTESLFPSTGMKQTINNGRAAAPVVMDVLQTDVSQNFGLELDTKRNDNSDSCGISEGMEMKVALSTTVGETTESILQPSIEEADILPIMLSEDNNPKFEPSVVVTPLVESKSCHLEPCLPKDTLDSSLQQTELMDHRMATGETNSVYHDDDNSVLSIDLNHLRPIPEAISPLNSPVRPVAKVLRNESPPQVPVYNNSHKDVFLPNSAHSTSKSQSDLNKENQKPIYKSDKCTEADTSKNSPLDELEEGEIRSDSETSKPQESFEKNSKPRASANVRKSKTIPRHGKSTVGLDKDSRKTHVRIHQTNNKWNKRPDKSSRSSKTEKKDKVMSTSSLEKIVPIIAVPSSEQEIMHMLRMIRKHVRKNYMKFKAKFSLIQFHRIIESAILSFTSLIKHLNLHKICKSVTTLQKNLCDVIESKLKQVKKNGIVDRLFEQQLPDMKKKLWKFVDDQLDYLFAKLKKILVQFCDSKNFGRDSDEGKPEKTSKQNAQYSDCQKGSGYNSNKELLKKKLSKSEDCVHYKSLVGCKKSEEKYQDQNNSSINTVKHDSKKNFNNCFDNTKNSQSEERSLELHCSSTPKSEKNEGSSIEDAQTSQHATLKPERSFEILTEQQASSLTFNLVSDAQMGEIFKSLLQGSDLLDSSVNCTEKSEWELKTPEKQLLETLKCESIPACTTEELVSGVASPCPKMISDDNWSLLSSEKGPSLSSGLSLPVHPDVLDESCMFEVSTNLPLSKDNVCSVEKSKPCVSSILFEDLAVSLTVPSPLKSDGHLSFLKPDVSSSSTPEEVISAHFSEDALLEEEDASEQDIHLALESDNSSSKSSCSSSWTSRSVAPGFQYHPNLPMHAVIMEKSNDHFIVKIRRATPSTSSGLKQSMMPDESLTSLPRHGKEADERADKEYISCQNTVFKSVEELENSNKNVDNSKSTHEEQSSMIQTQVPDIYEFLKDASGKMGHRDEVSDECFKLHQVWETKVPESIEELPSMEEISHSVGDHLPNTYIDLTKDPVTETKNLGEFIEVTVLNIDQLGCSGGTLNQSAQILDNSLQADTVGAFIDLTQDASSETKNEGNHPELAVEDLGCGVIQVDEDNCKEEKAQMANRPLECIVEETYIDLTTESPSSCEVKKDELKSELGSNCVNSELPGTLHNAHKKRRNLSDLNHSHKKQRKETDLTNKEKTKKPTQDSCENAEAHRKKASKKRAPPVNKDPLSLKATPGIKDSSAALATSTSLSAKNVIKKKGEIIILWTRNDDREILLECQKRGPSFKTFAYLAAKLDKNPNQVSERFQQLMKLFEKSKCR
- the CASP8AP2 gene encoding CASP8-associated protein 2 isoform X3 → MAADDDNGDGTSLFDVFSASPLKNNDEGSLDIYAGLDSAVSDTASKSCVPSRNCLDLYEEILTEEGTAKEATYNDLQVEYGKCQLQMKELMKKFKEIQTQNFSLINENQSLKKNISALIKTARVEINRKDEEISNLHQRLSEFPHFRNNHKTARTFDTVKTKDLKSRSPHLDDCSKTDHRAKSDVSKDVHHSTSLPNLEKEGKSHSDKRSTSHLPISVEKHCTNGVWSRSHYQVGEGSSNEDSRRGRKDIRHSQFNRGTERVRKDLSPGCGDGEPRILEASQRLQGHPEKYGKGEPKTESKSSKFKSNSDSDYKGERINSSWEKETPGERSHSRVDSQSDKKLERQSERSQNINRKEVKSQDKEERKVDQKPKSVVKDQDHWRRSERASLPHSKNEITTFSHNSSKYHVEERRGWEDCKRDRSVNSHSFQDGRCPSFLSNSRTHKNIDSKEVDAMHQWENTPLKAERHRTEDKRKRERESKEDNKHIRNEKRVPTEHFQKVNKETKKTTSDLKKQNEPKTDKGEVPDNGVSEGAHNKELAMKAENGPNETKNKDLKLSFMEKLNLTLSPAKKQPVSQDNQNKTTDVPKSSGVCDSECSVQAKTVAYVPSVSEHILGEASVSEHTMGETKSSLLEPKVALLAVTEPRIGISETKMEEENSLLVRSVDNTMHCEVPICGTETSFPSPMEIQQTESLFPSTGMKQTINNGRAAAPVVMDVLQTDVSQNFGLELDTKRNDNSDSCGISEGMEMKVALSTTVGETTESILQPSIEEADILPIMLSEDNNPKFEPSVVVTPLVESKSCHLEPCLPKDTLDSSLQQTELMDHRMATGETNSVYHDDDNSVLSIDLNHLRPIPEAISPLNSPVRPVAKVLRNESPPQVPVYNNSHKDVFLPNSAHSTSKSQSDLNKENQKPIYKSDKCTEADTSKNSPLDELEEGEIRSDSETSKPQESFEKNSKPRASANVRKSKTIPRHGKSTVGLDKDSRKTHVRIHQTNNKWNKRPDKSSRSSKTEKKDKVMSTSSLEKIVPIIAVPSSEQEIMHMLRMIRKHVRKNYMKFKAKFSLIQFHRIIESAILSFTSLIKHLNLHKICKSVTTLQKNLCDVIESKLKQVKKNGIVDRLFEQQLPDMKKKLWKFVDDQLDYLFAKLKKILVQFCDSKNFGRDSDEGKPEKTSKQNAQYSDCQKGSGYNSNKELLKKKLSKSEDCVHYKSLVGCKKSEEKYQDQNNSSINTVKHDSKKNFNNCFDNTKNSQSEERSLELHCSSTPKSEKNEGSSIEDAQTSQHATLKPERSFEILTEQQASSLTFNLVSDAQMGEIFKSLLQGSDLLDSSVNCTEKSEWELKTPEKQLLETLKCESIPACTTEELVSGVASPCPKMISDDNWSLLSSEKGPSLSSGLSLPVHPDVLDESCMFEVSTNLPLSKDNVCSVEKSKPCVSSILFEDLAVSLTVPSPLKSDGHLSFLKPDVSSSSTPEEVISAHFSEDALLEEEDASEQDIHLALESDNSSSKSSCSSSWTSRSVAPGFQYHPNLPMHAVIMEKSNDHFIVKIRRATPSTSSGLKQSMMPDESLTSLPRHGKEADERADKEYISCQNTVFKSVEELENSNKNVDNSKSTHEEQSSMIQTQVPDIYEFLKDASGKMGHRDEVSDECFKLHQVWETKVPESIEELPSMEEISHSVGDHLPNTYIDLTKDPVTETKNLGEFIEVTVLNIDQLGCSGGTLNQSAQILDNSLQADTVGAFIDLTQDASSETKNEGNHPELAVEDLGCGVIQVDEDNCKEEKAQMANRPLECIVEETYIDLTTESPSSCEVKKDELKSELGSNCVNSELPGTLHNAHKKRRNLSDLNHSHKKQRKETDLTNKEKTKKPTQDSCENAEAHRKKASKKRAPPVNKDPLSLKATPGIKDSSAALATSTSLSAKNVIKKKGEIIILWTRNDDREILLECQKRGPSFKTFAYLAAKLDKNPNQVSERFQQLMKLFEKSKCR